Below is a genomic region from Microbacterium galbinum.
GGAGCGCAGCGACGAGACGAAGGGTCCCCGCGCACACCGATCAGTCGACGCGCGGCCGCTCCGGAGCGTCCGTCTGCTCGGGGTCGACGGCGGCATCCACCGCGGCATCCACGTCTCGCTGCGGGATGATGTCGATCGCCTCGGTCGCCGCCTCGTAGACCTCGGAGAGCGTCTCGTCGACGGTCTCCTCGTCGATCCAGGCGAGGTCGTCACCCGAGTGGTCGTACTCGACGGGCACGAGGGCGAAGTCGTCGCCGTACTCCTCGAGGCCGGCCATGACGCTGTGGCGCACCGCCGCACGGGCATACAGCTCGCGCAGGATCATGGGGTCGCGGCGCAGGTCGATCATGAACGCGACCATCATGAACGCCATGATCACCGCGAACGGCAGCGCCGCGATGATGGTCACGTTCTGCAGTGACTGCAGTCCGCTCCCCTCGTCACCCGACACGAGCACGACCGCGGCGATCGCGCCGACCAGGGCGCCCCAGGTGACCGTGACCCAGCGCGCGGGCTCCGGACGACCCTGCTGCGACAGCGTGCCCATCACGAGCGAGGCCGAGTCGGCGCCGGTGATGAAGAAGATCGAGATCAACAGGATCAGCAGGATGCTCGTGATCAGCGGGAAGGGCAGGTTCTCGAGCACGCCGAACAGCACCTCTTCGGGCGGATCGACCACGAGCCCGGCGCCGTCCATCTGCTGGCTGATCGCCGTGGTGCCGAAGATCGCGAACCAGATGAGCGAGATCGCCGAGGGCACGACGATCACGACCGCCACGAACTGGCGCAGCGTGCGGCCGCGCGAGATCTTCGCGATGAACATGCCGACGAACGGCGACCACGAGATCCACCAGGCCCAGTAGAAGATCGTCCAGCCCGAGAGGAACGTCTCGACCTCGGCACCCTGCGACGCCGAGCGGGCGATCATGGTGGGCAGGTCTCCGAGGAACTGCACGGCCACCGAGGGGATGACGTTGAGGATGAGCATCGACGGTCCGACGAAGAACACGAAGAACGCGAGCACCAGCGCCATCACGGCGTTGGTGTTGGAGAGCGCGCGGATGCCCTTCGAGACGCCAGAGACGGCCGAGGCGATGAAGCAGGCGGTGAGCACGGCGATGACCGCGATCAGGATGCCGTTGCCGACCTCTCCGATGCCCGTGACGAGCTCGACGCCGTGGCCGATCTGCAGGGCGCCGAGTCCGAGCGAGGCGGCCGTGCCGAAGAGCGTGACGATGATCGAGAAGATGTCGATCGTGCGGCCGAGGGGACCGGTCGTGCGGCCCTCACCAAGCAGCGGCGCGAAGATCGAGGAGATCAGCGGGGTGCGGCCGCGGCGGAATGCACCGTAGGCGATCGCGCCGCCGACGAGCGCGTAGAACGCCCAGGCCTGCGGACCCCAGTGGTAGAGCACCTGGGCCTGCGCGGTGTGCATCGCCTCGAGGGTGTTGGCCTCGACGGTGCCGGGCGGCGGCGTCTCGAAGAACGTGAGCGGCTCGGCGGCACCCCAGAACACCAGACCGATGCCCATGCCGGCGGCGAACAACATCGAGATCCACGAGAACATCGAGAACTCGGGCTCTTCGTCGTCGCGGCCGAGCGGGATGCGCCCGTACCGGCTGAAGCCGACGAACAGCATGAACACGAGGATCACGGTGGCGATCGTCGTGAAGAAGAAGCCGAAGTACTCGACCACCCACGCAAGCACACTGCTCGCGGTGCCCGACAGGTTGTCGCCCGCGAACACGCCCCAGGCGATGAACGCGACGGTCGCGAGGAGCGCGACACCGAACACGAGGTGGTCGGTGCGATAGGTGCGCCCCGTCTCTTCGACCGAGACGCCGGGGATCAGCGCCGGGTGCAGTCCGCGTGGTGGAACGGCCGACATGTCGCGGACGATCTTGCGGCCCGTCTCGGTGGCCTTGGGGACGATATTGGTGGCGGTGGTGCGGGGAGGCTTCTCTTCGGGGGTCTCCATGAGAAACCATTCTCCCACGGCGCGTTCACAGGCACGGGGGCTTGCGCGGGGTGGGGCCCTTCGACAAGCTCAGGGACCCAGTTTCGAGACACCCCCACCCGGCCTGGGTCGCTGAGTTTGTCGAAGCGTCGCAGGGCGGCAGCATCCATTCGCTCGGGAGGAGAACTCGCGCTGCGCAGGACCAAAAGCGGCGGATGCTCCTGCCGAACGCGAGATCTCCTCCGTTCGCGGGCGCACTGGGGCCCTTCGACAAGCTCAGGGACCCAGTTGCGAGACACCCCCGCCCTGGGTCGCTGAGCCTGTCGAAGCGGCGCAGTGCGGCCCCGCGCCTACCGGCGGAAGAAGCCCGAGAACACCGAGTGCAACAGGGGCAGAGCGGATGCCCAGAGCAGGGTGTAGCCGAGTCCGGGCACCGGCTCGACGAGCAGTGCGCCGCCCACGAGCATCGCGGCGAAGAGCACGCCCGACCCGATGCGGCGGGCGATGCCCTCGAGCCGGTCGAGACGGCGTTCGAGCCGCGAGGTGTCGAAGGTGACGTTGCCGTCGTCGACGCGGGTGATGATCGCGTCGATGCGGTCGGGAAGACGCATCGTGATGCCGGCGGTCTTCATGGCGCGCTGCGCCATGTCCTGCACGAGGTTGCCGCTCTCGTCGCGCAGCAGCCGGTTGGCGTAGGGCTCGGCGGCATCCCACACATTGAACGTCGGGTCGAGCGCACTGCACATGCCCGAGGTGAGCGACACCGCGCGGATCAGCAGCAGCAGGTGTTCGGGCAGTTGCAGCGGCAGACGGCGCACCATGTCGCCGAACTCGTCGGCGAAGTCGGCGAACTCGCGCGGGTCGACCTTCGACAGCTCCGCGAAGCCCATGCCGCCGAACCGTGCGAAGAGGGCGGTGAGCGCCCGTTCGAGCTCGCCGGTGTCGGCCGAGGGCAGCAGCACCCCGATCTCCTTCGCGGCGGCGACGAGTCCGCGGCTGTCCCGCGCGGTCACCGCGATCAGAAGGGTGCGCAGGCCGGCGCGCAGATTCGCCGGAACCTCGGCCATCATGCCGAAGTCGATGAAGGTGAGGTGCCACGGCGGGTCACCGGCATCCGCTCCCGCCGCCCGCGGCGTCACGAACATGTTGCCGGGGTGCGGGTCGGCGT
It encodes:
- a CDS encoding BCCT family transporter, with translation METPEEKPPRTTATNIVPKATETGRKIVRDMSAVPPRGLHPALIPGVSVEETGRTYRTDHLVFGVALLATVAFIAWGVFAGDNLSGTASSVLAWVVEYFGFFFTTIATVILVFMLFVGFSRYGRIPLGRDDEEPEFSMFSWISMLFAAGMGIGLVFWGAAEPLTFFETPPPGTVEANTLEAMHTAQAQVLYHWGPQAWAFYALVGGAIAYGAFRRGRTPLISSIFAPLLGEGRTTGPLGRTIDIFSIIVTLFGTAASLGLGALQIGHGVELVTGIGEVGNGILIAVIAVLTACFIASAVSGVSKGIRALSNTNAVMALVLAFFVFFVGPSMLILNVIPSVAVQFLGDLPTMIARSASQGAEVETFLSGWTIFYWAWWISWSPFVGMFIAKISRGRTLRQFVAVVIVVPSAISLIWFAIFGTTAISQQMDGAGLVVDPPEEVLFGVLENLPFPLITSILLILLISIFFITGADSASLVMGTLSQQGRPEPARWVTVTWGALVGAIAAVVLVSGDEGSGLQSLQNVTIIAALPFAVIMAFMMVAFMIDLRRDPMILRELYARAAVRHSVMAGLEEYGDDFALVPVEYDHSGDDLAWIDEETVDETLSEVYEAATEAIDIIPQRDVDAAVDAAVDPEQTDAPERPRVD